The region tgttagttaatatgttaacaattcaaaccatatcctaaagttacaaaaaaaaaattactctaatttaaataatactcttatgtttaaatcatttaaaatgagaatgtaagtgtgctcaccccattttgttcgtgcagccctagtatacGCACAATATTGGATTTAGATCGGTCTTGTCTGACTTATACCCGATTCGAAGAAAATGCCAGTAATCGGAGCCGATACCGATCCAgagtatcggatcgatgcatcGCTAGTATTGATGAGGGCTGTGATGAACattatatatgcaaaaaaagtgttagaattttacatttaaaaaagcagAATTTAAATCTTGATTTATTAAATTACCAATTATTATCAATTGTTCAAAGATTGAGATTAAACAATGGTGTAAATAAGATGCAAATAAAAGGTTTTTAAGTTTAATATCATGCAGATCAGGGCAAATGGCAAGCTTAACTGATTGTGAAAATGGGTTGAGAAAGAGAGAACATGAGCAAATAGTTTCAAGCCACACCTTCTTCCACCAGTAGAAAGCACTgctgtcttaatcttttagtctttATGGTTTCTGCCCATGCTCTGAATGGGCTAGGTCTTCTTATCAGCACAGGACGAGAGTTATTAATAACCTATGTCACTCTCAACTCCACATTCCAGATTCACTGTACCAACGGCACTGCAACTGAATTGCTAAAATATCAGTCACGCAAAGTCTTCACCTCTCAATCAGCAAATGAATGCGAGCAGTGAATGAGAGGTGGAGATCAGGGATTAAGATCAGACTGGGAACAAAAAGAGTGAATGTGAGAGGATAGATGGAACAAATGTCGATATATATCAGGAGGTTGAAGACTATTGTGCCTTTATAAAAAGGGCTACTAGGCATCTGTCGCTGGCTGGTGCTGTCCCTGATGTTTTACTGCGTGAAGTGAAAAAACTCACAGATGAGGCGTAAGCCTACACTGTAAAAGATTTTCACCCCTTTCAACTCAAAATCTTAAGTTTTGTGGCTGCCTTAAAACTTTAAGTTAAATCTTGCGTATGGTTGCTGAATTGCTTTATTGAAGTTCATTCGACTTTACAATATTTGCTTTTTCAACTTAAGTTCAATATTTTAACATTCATTTTCTAGTTATGATAATGTAAACTTTATTTTAgatattgataaaaatatatatactacaaCATTTGtctgaaacatttaaatgtttttttttcctgcaggGTTTATAATATTAAGAACAGTACACAACCTGCCTGTGCATGCTAATGTGTGAAGGCCAGTATATTTATACAACAAGGGCACAAAAGTAGCAAAAAACTGCCAAGAAACTGTCATACAAAGCTGATGTGAAATATACTCATAACTCATGGGAAACAACCACTGAGACAAgcttaaaaaacacacaaatacatgtcCTTTTTTTCTTGAACATTTAAAAGGAGAAAGTTGTCCTGCAGTGCACCATCACAGTCTTCATATTAGGAGGACCGTTTGCATGCACTTCTTGTGTGTATGAAGTGTCTCACCATAAGCctttaaaatctgaaaataacACTAACAGTCAGCTATTCTATATACGCCAGATACTGAAAGACTTCAATATACACATTAATTAAGAGACACATTCAATCTTttgaataacaaaataaataacaaaacttaTGGTTTAAAGAAGGGTTGTCGAATCCTGCTCTGATGGTTTCACTGTCCggtagagtttagctccatccTTAAAATatgatgcttttaaaaaaaaaaaagattattattttgtgtatttggtgtaacagaatatgttaacatgctttaatgttcttcATCAAGAGCTTTTTAAactctaaagagaaaggaaaaatacaaattgcataatatgacccctttaaatacatttgaatcaGTTAACTAAGGTCTTAGGCATCACATAAACTTCAAGGTAAGTTGTAGCTAAATTCTGCAGAAGGGAGATGGTGACAGTGGCATGGtagattttttatgtttgatAGAGGTTTGGCTTTCTGACGACTATAAATAGAAGCGGTGAGgggacaacaaacaaaacaaaaactgtgtaaatacacATACAATGTTATAAAGGGTTTGTtcaacctaaaatgaaaattctgtcattaattactcactctcatgttgttccacacctgtaaggcctttgttcatcttcagaacacaaacgaaaatatttttgatgaaattcaaGGGCTTTCAGCAACATAACTAAAACATTCAGGGTCGAGAAAgatgaccaaagagtttttatatttttcctatttaaaacttgactcttctgtagttagatactaagactgacggaaaatgaaaagttgcgattttctaggctgatatggctgccgtaccatgggtgcagcaggcgcacaATGTAACTACGCAAGAGTCaagtttgaaaaaagaaaaatatcgaaactctttggtcatttttgagggagatgctaatggtctaatcagattcaatgatctatgctaagctaagctaaaagtgctaccaccagacctGGAGAtctgctgaatggattcgaaaacggtaaaacacaactgtttaactttaggggagttggaaaatgagcatattttcaaaaatagtggagtgttccttttaaGTTTATGAAAAGGGACAGTaaatacttttacattgttacaaatgaATACTGTCAAAGAAATACTGTTCTATTCACGGACAGATCCTTTGACAAAagcaaatattaagcagaacagctGTTTTTACTTTGATAAAATAGGAAATGtttgaattatttctgaaggatctgaaGACTGAGATAATGGCTGCGGAAAATCAGCTTTTCTATTACAGAAATAGATTACGAactaaaatatactaaaacagacacatttaaaagtgtaataatgtttaacaatttgactgttttaatgtgtctttaaaaaaatcttgctgaccccaatcttttgaatgttGGCACatgtaaaaaaagttatttactgATTTCTGTCTCTTTAGATTATTACATTAGTTACATCTAAATAATTATTCTATGTCAGATTCATGTTATGTTTCTAGTTGCATTCATAACATTTTCATGTACTAGCTGCTTACGCATGGTTGTGGGTTATTGAAAACATTGTCGTACAGGAAACTTTTTAAATACGCAAGAGAAACTTTTTCTGTTTTTGACTTCTTCGTTGTCGTGTAAACGTAGCCTAAGATGAGTGATGTTTTCACACCTAATTCTCTTTTACCTGCAGCAGCTTTTGACCTTGTGTTTGGGACAAGTTATTCTGCCAGCTGGATGACTCAGTATTGAGTAACTGAATGGCTCATCCAAAAGTGGACAAAAAACAGACGCATTACTAATCTGTTTTTTTAGAGGGTGAAAGTctaacaaaatgtgttttatgtgaTTCAGAATCATGCATGACTATGTATCCATGTGCCTTATTGTCtttattttcacacattttaGGTAAGCATGTGAAAGTCATCAGTCATGTTTCTAGTGTCATTTGCCTGGGGTCGAAGCTCTCCATTCAAAGACCTTCAGTGCACAGTGAATTATAGCAGTATAAAGAAGGGGTTTCAGCAACAGATGTCAGATGTGGACTGCAGACTTCTTCATAAATCACAAAGGGTGTTTCTCTGTGTACTCTTTGTGGGGAAGTTCTgccctagtggttagagagtatgactcctaaccctagggttgtgggttcgagtcccaggccggcatatcatgacttaggtgcccttgagcaaggcactgaacccctaactgctccccgggcgccgcagcataaatggctgcccacttctccgggtgtgtgttcatggtgtgtgtgttcactgctgtgtgtgtgcactttggatgggttaaatgcagagcacgaattctgagtatgggtcaccatacttggctgaatgtcacgtcactttcactttttttcacttttacaaTGAAATGTAGGCAGGTGTTGGAATGCTTAAAAACAGTCTGCTTGTCTCTCAAGTCCTGCTGTATGTATGCCAGTGTTGAATCAGATGAATCTGTtacatctgccatcagtgttggggaaagttacttttaaaagtaatgcattacaatattgtgttactccataaaaagtaactaattgcaaTACTCTTAAGTTTTTGTGaagtaataaagaaaaagaaaaactaaaagttagcttttgtttttggcaACAGTAAAGGCCCTTCAATGCCAAAAGTGAAATGTCTCAACCAGAAGGAAGTGCCTCTGCACCTGCACCTCGCTCACAATTTCTCTTAACACAGGACAGGAGAGGTGTTAGCGAATAAGTGGGGAAAGCtccgatattttcttgtaaatgtaaaagtacGTTATGTTAGTGCGTTACATTTGTAGTCACTTGCTAAGTAATCTGATtaagtaatttgttaatttgttgcagtataatatatacatatatatatatatatatatacacacaagacCTCTAACAATAgctttttctattctttttctattctatctgttttctttttatttattatattatttaaaagcccatgctacgtgtactgtgttaagctaactgagacttgttatagcatttatataattgctctttttgttgtttttgattgcttccactgtcctcatttgtaagtcgctttggataaacgcgtctgctaaatgaataaatgtaaatgtaatgtaaatttaacatacacacacacacacacacacacacactactatttaaaagtttggggtcggtaagatttttttgtccaccaaggctgcatttattcgataaaaactaaaataacatattataaaaaacagtaatagtgtgaaatgtaatttgttaatGTGATATTTATTCCaatcttcagtgtgtgtgtgtttatccatccatctatctgtctgtctatctactgtaggtaaacaaaacaattttttatgtattataggtTTTAATATTTCTGTATGGGTCAGACACCATGTATTCTCAAACAATGGTACGCTTAATTTAAATCAGATACGCTGTTAGAGCTTGTGATGGACAATGTCAAATTGATCTGATTTTCCTTGTTTTCACTCAGGCAGTGTGTTGAATGAATTGGAGGTCTcacaaacagaaacacaaacacCATGAACTCTCAGAGCAGCTTTGGCAGCAGCTTTTTGTGTGAGTATTTCAGTACACCAGTAATGTTTCATTCCCATGTGTAGGCGATTTAGGATAGGACATGACGCATACATGCATGCAGATATTTTTTGAGTGTCTTCAGAATGGCATATAATGTGCTATATAGGTCTGGAGTGGCTTGTTATATCCTTTTGGGTGTtcattcagtgtttgtttgtgtgtgtgtatgttgtagTTCAGTCCATCAACAATGAACTGAGCGCATCTTTGGCCACAGCAGATGAGCTTTCACGGGAATTCAGCTCTCTCCTGTCAGAAGCCACCCCTGTCGTCCAAACCACTAATTCAGAGGTACAGAATTAATTATTGCCTTTAAAGGAGAACTATTTTGCCCTATTATGCAATATAAGTCTCTGAAGTTTCAGCTCAAGATACCCCACAGATCACTTATTGTATCATTTTGAAAACGCCTATTAAATGGAAGTattcaattcaaaataaatgcaaattgacTGTTCCTTTACAGCTCAtactctgctaaaaaaaaaaatcggttttGGTTATTATGTCTATCACACTGAGATCTGGACACCGACATCATGCATTAATATTTTCCTTGGTATTTTTCTTGTAGAGTTCTGGCCCCAAACCCCAGAGCAGCAGCAATGGCAGTTTGTACAGTTCTAACAAGAATGGAAATGACCGCATCGGCACAAACCTCTCCTTTTCCCAGAGCTCCACGAGCAGCCGGAGCTCAGACTCCAGCATCAGCAGGAAGGAATCCAACCTGGACCTTCCTCCTGCTGTCACAATTCGATCTTCATCTCCTGCACCTCACCTAGACAGTATGAAATTCAAGCCTTCATCTCCTAGTCATTTAACCCAGCAGCATTCCTCTTTTACAAACCGTAAAGACAGCTCGGATTCACGATATTCCTTCGACCAAATGACCCCTCCTAATATGTCTCCAAATACAATGAGACGAATGACACAGATGCCGTTGAGGCCTCAAGATCGAAGCACAAGAGGATCGTTGAGCTACGGGGAGCTGTCCAACCCTacctatgaaaacaaaacacctcGCACCTCGCTGCAGCCCTCAGCGAGCCCCTTGTCTTCGATTCCGAGGTCTCCGAGGTTGGATCAAGCACCTTCTCATCAGCCTTTTAGTCAACCTGCAGCCAGTACGCTGCCACGCAACTTCCAGCCATTCAGACCCTTAGGTAATTGGAATAAAAGGGTTTCTTCTGAACACTGtactttaaatgttcttcacatttaaaaacaaatagatCTTTTAAGAACTGGGGAACTCCAAATCGTTCTTCAATGGCATTCAGAAAAACCCTCTTGGAAGCTTTACATTTTATGAGTGTACAGTCGGATCCAAAGGTCTTTGGTTGGTAGTAAAGTTGTGTGTTTGCTATAATGAAATTCTGTTTGTTTCGTTCCGTTTTGTTAATCATTTGTTTCCTCGTCGTTTCTTCTATCTTCTTTCAGAAGAAGGAATGCAGAGGCAAAAGAACCCCTCTAAGTGGAATGAAACTGACCTGGATGCATCATACGACAGAAAGCCTCACCACACCTATGACAGTGAGTTGCACAATTGTCATTTGAtagcaacataaaaaaagaaataaacataaataagcattttttttaattcttaaccTGGAGGCaacaattaaaaagaaagtttaaaggctaattttttttttttttaaataaaggctaATTTTCCCCccaaatattttaattgaaacCGAGTGCCTATTTTATATTGATATcagaataataaatgataaagaaacatatttatttaactaAACTTCAGTGTATCCGACTTCACTTTAACTTCAACTTAGTTTGCTTGATGTTGCAGAAATGTAAATAGAAGTAAATACTAAGAAAGTAAAAGGTTtacaaaatattgaaaatatttgaaatggaTATGCAATCATGATTAATTCTCTACAGCCTCTTCCTTAATCGCTTAATATTGCTTCTTTGTAGCCTTTAAGCCTTCATAATATACAAATACTTCATGAATTCAGTTCTCTAAAAGTTTACAATATTGTTATGAATAATCATATATACTAAAAGTTAACAAACATGaattctttttattaaaatattgtttgcAATGTGAAGACGTTATGTTTGTTACTAGAAGATTACATCATGCAATAGAGGATTGACTGGAAGCACAAGCCTAGTCTAGTCACTCTCTCAATGTTAATTTGTTCCTAATTACATGAATTCCTATTTTTGTTGTAGAGAATGAATGGATCAGACCATCTGTACCCAACAGCAACTGGAAAGAATCAAACCTGGACGCACCTCCTGCTGCCAAGAAGGTATGTAAGACTTTGTTTTGTGTGTGAACATGTTTGTATGTGCACGTGGATTATTCTTAATTCTGCTCAGGGCACTTCTACAGTAAAATGTCATTGTTGAAATAACTGAACAAATTAAATCAGGAATCTAAGCCAAAGATGTTTAAGGATAGATCTGttgacattttctttctttctctcccacATCTTTTCATTTGCCTTTTTCCTTTTCAGTTCCTTTATAGTGGTTTGTTGCCAGCTAGTTAACCACTTTGACTTGTTGAACCAACAGGAAAAAAACcattgtgtatgtatataatgtTTCAAGACTTCCATGTAATTAGAAAACAAGTGTAGACAATTCCTCATCTGAAACAGACAACAGCTGCCGTCACATTTTCTTACAAGCCTGTTACTTACTGTCTTGCACTCTCCTGTTAAAGCTGGAATggaataaaaatctaaacaagcTAATTGTGATCTCACAATTTAGTTAGTTATCTCATAATGCATACCTTTTCCTTGCAACTTTGTGGGAAAAAAATGACAAGCGTCAGCTATTTTGGTTATTACTGGGGGgagtcaaaattgcaagataaaCACTTTTTTGTTGTCAAGTGCAGAAATATGCTTCTGTTTtgttatcacttaaaaaaaaatcatgttctcTAATTctcatagcttctttttttctttcctcagGATACTGTGTCCCGTTCGCTCCCATCATCCCACAGCTCGCTCCCGAGGAACACTCGTATCTCAATGCCCCCTGAACTCCCCACAAGCACAAGCTCACCTTACGGCCCTCAGCAAATCATTTCCCGGATCTCCATTCCACCTGCGAGCACTGGAGTCCGTAAGCACAGGCCGATCCCGCTTTCTTTCATCATGAGTCTCCAGAACCCGTACTATGCTGCGGCTGTCGGCAGATACGCCCCTGGCCCGATGGGAGAGCCCCAGCATCTTCCCCTGCCCCGAGAGAACCTGCGGCAAAATCAGTCACCGCAACCTCAAAGACAACCTCCATACTATAGAGAAGGTACCTTCAACCAGAAGCCATGAGTGGCCTGACAGGCACTCGAATACGAGTCAACGACTAGCCTAAtgtattcaaaaatacattaaataaaatgcagttcATACATACAGTgactatgagaatacttttattttctgaaataaGTTTTGAGGGGGACATACAGTAAAATCCATTTAAGGAAAAACTAATTTAaggaatattaaaattaattatgtaaataaaacatcATTATGTACAGTAGACtagcatagtattttttttaataataatatttgaactGTCTGCCAAATCAAAATCATGTGGTTCAACCAACATGccgaaaaaatacaaataaatcaggaAATGATATCATAGAGTGGATCCCTGCAGACCCTCATGACTGTGTGAAGGTCAGTAAATCAATTACAATATCAGATCATTTGACCATTATATGATGTATATAATATCATGTTGTACGACCCAAAAATGTAACCATTTTGAAGAACATTAATGCAAAGTTTAGATTTCAaagaactacattttaaaatcattattattattttataatggacACTCTTATTTGTCTTTGacccatgtatgtatgtattgtatatatgtatttaactgcagtttgcttttgtttttttgttttgtttttttcttataagAAGTTCTTCACCCTGGAGATGTTGATGCTGAGCTTGAGAGACAGGACAAAACAGAAGGCCCTGTGTACTTAACTGACCAAGGCATGAAACCAGAACAAGAGGGTAAAGTTGAGGATACAGAGATGCCTCCTCGCCCTCTCAGCCCCACACGTCTACAGCCCATGGTGGCCCCACAGGCGGAGTTGGACATTGACCTGGATGAAGCAATGCGTATCCGGGCCGAGTTCCCCAGGGCCCTAAAGAAACGCAGCTCAGTCGAAATTCCTAAAACCCTGCGCAACCTGCCCCTTACCCAACCACCCAACCATTACAAgcaaatgatcaataaactgtttCGCAGGAAGACCATCCGTGTCAAAGGAGAACCAGCTGCTGAAAGTAGCAGCTCTTCAGATGGGGAAGACACTTCCAAATTTGCTGTAGCTATGGTTCCAGTACCGATCGCAGAGATACAGGTCTCTTCTGAACAGAAGGTGAGGGCCAGACAGATTACACAGATACAGTAGAGACCAGTCACAGTTAAGAGGATATTAAGAGGATACTCTTCTCTTTCAGGGTATTCACTCTATCTTACGGAAGGGCAGCAAAGCCAATAAATCCTCCAGGCGTAGGGCTCACCTGAGCCCACTGGTGCTGATGTTGGATGGATCTTTAGTAGGAGAGTTAGAAACTGTGCAGAGGGCTGCGCAGGAGGTATGTCCCACTGCTTTGGTACCTTGCATTAGGGTTGCATAGAGGTGGACAACTAGCATTAGCACTGTCTGGGGCAACAGCACACAACAAAATCCACTAAAAAACCAGACACCACACAACTTAATTGAGTGTAAGACAGGATAAGGGTGTGTCAGTATATACCATTATTGATGataattagggctgggacaacgcgtcgaggtcatcgatgacgtcgacgcaaaaaatacgtcgacgcaaaatatgcgcatcgattcgtcgacctgtttttatttctctaaaaaacgtttgcaaaatgtttaccttatgtgcgctgaatatacgcgatggccggatcaacattctgtccaacgttatataaccaatccaggggtttttctgcattgatctttttttttggcggctgtc is a window of Carassius carassius chromosome 23, fCarCar2.1, whole genome shotgun sequence DNA encoding:
- the ppp1r13l gene encoding relA-associated inhibitor isoform X1 — encoded protein: MNSQSSFGSSFLFQSINNELSASLATADELSREFSSLLSEATPVVQTTNSESSGPKPQSSSNGSLYSSNKNGNDRIGTNLSFSQSSTSSRSSDSSISRKESNLDLPPAVTIRSSSPAPHLDSMKFKPSSPSHLTQQHSSFTNRKDSSDSRYSFDQMTPPNMSPNTMRRMTQMPLRPQDRSTRGSLSYGELSNPTYENKTPRTSLQPSASPLSSIPRSPRLDQAPSHQPFSQPAASTLPRNFQPFRPLEEGMQRQKNPSKWNETDLDASYDRKPHHTYDKNEWIRPSVPNSNWKESNLDAPPAAKKDTVSRSLPSSHSSLPRNTRISMPPELPTSTSSPYGPQQIISRISIPPASTGVRKHRPIPLSFIMSLQNPYYAAAVGRYAPGPMGEPQHLPLPRENLRQNQSPQPQRQPPYYREEVLHPGDVDAELERQDKTEGPVYLTDQGMKPEQEGKVEDTEMPPRPLSPTRLQPMVAPQAELDIDLDEAMRIRAEFPRALKKRSSVEIPKTLRNLPLTQPPNHYKQMINKLFRRKTIRVKGEPAAESSSSSDGEDTSKFAVAMVPVPIAEIQVSSEQKGIHSILRKGSKANKSSRRRAHLSPLVLMLDGSLVGELETVQRAAQEASDPSQANDEGITALHNAICGGHFPVVEFLVRIGANVSAPDSHGWTPLHCAASCNDQKMCEFLVRNGAAVMAVTDSDGATAAQKCDPYAPGFEECESFLRGMEEAMGVENSGVVYALWGYPAQAPDELSFKEGDMVTILQKPEGVDWWWASLCGREGFVPNNYFGLFPKVRPKSLC
- the ppp1r13l gene encoding relA-associated inhibitor isoform X2 produces the protein MNSQSSFGSSFLFQSINNELSASLATADELSREFSSLLSEATPVVQTTNSESSGPKPQSSSNGSLYSSNKNGNDRIGTNLSFSQSSTSSRSSDSSISRKESNLDLPPAVTIRSSSPAPHLDSMKFKPSSPSHLTQQHSSFTNRKDSSDSRYSFDQMTPPNMSPNTMRRMTQMPLRPQDRSTRGSLSYGELSNPTYENKTPRTSLQPSASPLSSIPRSPRLDQAPSHQPFSQPAASTLPRNFQPFRPLEEGMQRQKNPSKWNETDLDASYDRKPHHTYDKNEWIRPSVPNSNWKESNLDAPPAAKKDTVSRSLPSSHSSLPRNTRISMPPELPTSTSSPYGPQQIISRISIPPASTGVRKHRPIPLSFIMSLQNPYYAAAVGRYAPGPMGEPQHLPLPRENLRQNQSPQPQRQPPYYREVLHPGDVDAELERQDKTEGPVYLTDQGMKPEQEGKVEDTEMPPRPLSPTRLQPMVAPQAELDIDLDEAMRIRAEFPRALKKRSSVEIPKTLRNLPLTQPPNHYKQMINKLFRRKTIRVKGEPAAESSSSSDGEDTSKFAVAMVPVPIAEIQVSSEQKGIHSILRKGSKANKSSRRRAHLSPLVLMLDGSLVGELETVQRAAQEASDPSQANDEGITALHNAICGGHFPVVEFLVRIGANVSAPDSHGWTPLHCAASCNDQKMCEFLVRNGAAVMAVTDSDGATAAQKCDPYAPGFEECESFLRGMEEAMGVENSGVVYALWGYPAQAPDELSFKEGDMVTILQKPEGVDWWWASLCGREGFVPNNYFGLFPKVRPKSLC